The Methanothermobacter sp. genome includes a window with the following:
- a CDS encoding winged helix-turn-helix domain-containing protein has translation MELGSDFNLLTGFPDDIHDLLAEIRFIAGSRVRSGVILNLMEGEKRVSEIRDIIRTSNSATTHALMELEERRLVERSSDTCRLTSKGKLMGITLSKFMNSMDAVRLHREFWNRHSIGSIPAQFLMDINVFRDAYIVEATPDDLQRPYTTYLEMLDNATHLRAMLSSCLPRHTESISGFVETGGRVELILTPDTYHVFIGELGLMNLPELMDSDLLRIGVLPENQEISYMISDTFFSMSLFKRDGFDSSKTEILMGHGEEILQWGNRLFDYHWSLSSVLDSESLGSVRETPLPLEE, from the coding sequence ATGGAACTTGGCAGTGATTTTAACCTACTTACAGGGTTTCCAGATGACATTCATGATCTGCTTGCTGAGATCAGATTTATAGCGGGGTCCCGGGTGCGATCAGGGGTAATACTCAATCTTATGGAGGGAGAAAAAAGGGTTTCTGAGATCAGGGACATCATAAGGACCTCAAATTCAGCCACCACTCATGCACTCATGGAGTTAGAGGAAAGGAGGCTGGTGGAGAGGTCCTCAGATACATGCAGACTAACGTCAAAGGGAAAGCTTATGGGAATCACCCTATCAAAGTTTATGAACTCAATGGATGCTGTGAGGCTTCACAGGGAATTCTGGAACAGACATTCAATTGGATCAATTCCAGCGCAGTTCCTCATGGACATAAATGTCTTCAGGGACGCCTACATTGTTGAGGCAACACCAGATGACCTCCAGAGACCATACACAACCTACCTTGAGATGCTGGATAACGCCACCCACCTAAGGGCAATGCTTTCATCCTGCCTTCCCAGGCACACAGAATCAATATCAGGGTTCGTTGAAACTGGTGGAAGGGTGGAACTCATACTGACACCTGACACATATCATGTTTTTATTGGGGAGCTGGGTTTAATGAATCTCCCTGAGCTCATGGATTCAGATTTACTGAGGATAGGGGTTCTCCCTGAGAACCAGGAGATTTCCTACATGATATCTGACACCTTTTTCTCAATGAGTCTGTTTAAAAGGGATGGCTTTGATTCATCAAAAACGGAAATCCTGATGGGTCATGGGGAGGAGATTCTCCAGTGGGGGAACAGGCTATTTGATTACCACTGGAGTCTTTCATCCGTGCTGGACAGCGAATCTCTGGGTAGCGTCAGGGAGACCCCACTTCCTCTGGAGGAGTAG
- a CDS encoding winged helix-turn-helix domain-containing protein, producing the protein MYEERLTDVYEYLYEDLQFILKSSIRFRIMVSLLRSPKTFDEIKGEVKVSLPALYSNLRLLLEEGSITRRGDSYSLTSEATLKTLSALKLMNSVRVINGFDEVWLNHDISGIPEYLIEDIDWLVNSKLIRSAPEDIYRPHNTYRKLIEGSEEVYGVSPISHRDLVDIYEGLLERGVHVELVLTDGVIREMVLNASFGLLRTAIKNRNLKVLRFPGPLKVAFTVTDRFLSLGLFDSRGFYDQNRDIMSTDRKAIEWGFRLYEHYRERSEKIGIRNLTGIMLSM; encoded by the coding sequence ATGTACGAAGAGAGGCTCACTGACGTATACGAATATCTCTATGAGGATCTTCAGTTCATCCTCAAATCCAGCATAAGGTTCAGGATAATGGTTTCGCTTCTCAGGTCACCAAAAACCTTTGATGAGATTAAAGGGGAGGTTAAGGTGAGCCTTCCAGCACTTTACAGTAACCTGAGGTTACTTCTTGAGGAGGGGTCCATCACCAGGAGGGGGGACTCTTACAGCCTCACCTCAGAGGCAACCCTCAAAACCCTCTCAGCACTGAAATTAATGAACTCTGTGAGGGTTATAAATGGATTTGATGAAGTCTGGCTGAATCATGATATCAGCGGGATTCCTGAATACCTAATTGAGGATATTGACTGGCTCGTAAATTCTAAACTCATCAGGTCAGCGCCTGAGGATATATACAGGCCCCACAACACCTACAGAAAACTTATAGAGGGTTCTGAGGAGGTTTATGGCGTATCCCCCATCTCTCACAGGGACCTGGTTGATATCTATGAGGGGCTCCTGGAAAGGGGGGTTCATGTTGAACTTGTCCTCACAGATGGGGTGATACGGGAGATGGTTTTAAATGCAAGTTTCGGGCTCCTCAGGACGGCAATTAAGAACAGAAACCTTAAGGTTCTTCGATTTCCGGGTCCATTGAAGGTTGCGTTCACGGTGACAGACAGGTTCCTCTCACTGGGTCTTTTTGATAGCAGAGGATTTTATGACCAGAACAGGGATATCATGAGTACTGACAGGAAAGCAATTGAGTGGGGCTTCCGCCTCTATGAACATTACCGGGAGAGATCCGAAAAGATTGGCATCAGAAACCTGACGGGAATAATGTTATCAATGTAG